From Streptomyces sp. CMB-StM0423, a single genomic window includes:
- a CDS encoding cupin domain-containing protein has translation MGKRMRVGMIAAAAATATLAGVATAGATPSGPGVTGKTMSQTTVGGKDYILRRITIPAGQGTGWHFHDGTLYGFVEKGTLSHFDSTCKSDGVYEAGSALTEPSGAQNVHIGRNLGTTPVVLDVLYVLPHGAPLSEDAPDPGCDFQ, from the coding sequence ATGGGCAAGCGGATGCGAGTGGGAATGATCGCGGCTGCCGCCGCGACGGCAACGCTGGCGGGTGTCGCCACGGCCGGGGCGACACCGAGTGGTCCTGGCGTGACGGGAAAGACCATGTCGCAGACGACGGTGGGCGGCAAGGACTACATCTTGCGCCGGATCACCATCCCCGCCGGTCAGGGCACCGGCTGGCACTTCCATGACGGCACTCTGTACGGCTTCGTCGAGAAGGGAACGCTCAGCCACTTCGACTCCACGTGCAAGTCCGACGGCGTCTACGAGGCGGGAAGTGCCTTGACTGAACCTTCCGGTGCGCAGAACGTCCACATCGGGCGCAATCTCGGTACGACACCCGTCGTTCTGGACGTGCTCTATGTCCTCCCTCACGGTGCACCGCTGTCGGAGGATGCCCCCGACCCCGGCTGCGACTTCCAGTAG
- the uppS gene encoding polyprenyl diphosphate synthase — protein sequence MDGNGRWAQRRSLPRTAGHRAAVTAVIDVIEAARTAGVEWLSMYAFSTENWSRPGTEVEFLMCLVRRVVRKHAPLLLARGIRCRFLGVADPRIPRELAQDFYDLAALTADNRGMTLTVAFDHGGRRDIVEAARSLIRSGTPAGEVTERLFADHLPFPDTPDVDLVIRTSGEQRISNFMLWQVAYAEWVFPEVLWPDFRAPDFLASLHAYRRRDRRFGDVPARTNGDAS from the coding sequence ATGGACGGCAACGGCCGTTGGGCGCAGCGGCGTTCGCTTCCCCGTACGGCGGGGCACCGGGCCGCGGTGACAGCCGTCATCGACGTCATCGAGGCGGCCAGGACCGCCGGCGTGGAGTGGCTCAGCATGTACGCCTTCTCCACCGAGAACTGGAGCCGCCCCGGCACCGAGGTCGAGTTCCTGATGTGTCTGGTGCGCCGGGTTGTGCGCAAGCATGCGCCGCTGCTGCTCGCGCGCGGCATCCGCTGCCGTTTCCTCGGGGTCGCCGACCCCCGTATCCCCCGTGAACTGGCCCAGGACTTCTACGACTTGGCGGCGCTCACCGCCGACAACCGCGGGATGACGCTGACCGTCGCCTTCGACCACGGCGGGCGCCGGGACATCGTCGAGGCCGCAAGGTCGCTGATCCGCAGCGGGACGCCCGCCGGCGAGGTGACCGAGCGGCTCTTCGCGGACCACCTGCCCTTCCCCGACACCCCCGATGTGGATCTGGTCATCCGCACCTCGGGTGAGCAGCGCATCTCCAACTTCATGCTCTGGCAGGTCGCCTACGCCGAGTGGGTCTTCCCCGAGGTCCTCTGGCCGGACTTCCGGGCCCCCGACTTCCTCGCCTCCCTGCACGCCTACCGGCGCCGCGACCGCCGCTTCGGCGACGTGCCCGCCCGGACGAACGGAGACGCATCATGA
- a CDS encoding oxygenase MpaB family protein produces MTTETTATADGASLFGPESQFSAFFDDPRWALAIIRATVLEAAHPQVGAALVDNSVFVAHPWRRLRNTFLSMRRMFGPDPAVREREAARLNRLHARMSGSDYRGRAYDAMDRATRAWVVATLFESAVTMCRLSGQPLSQDTMEQMYAEYRGYLAALDGDASELPGDLNDFWPYFDRVVENELENTEAARVILYRLFDHLPAPALLDGAPTLWAAGRAVAGPLIGAITVASLPEPYRRRAGLPEMPGAPTLMQGAYLAAGLTRFLPQGWIDPEIIIEALSLRPDSDDPRARTVTALRARMKRASALLRLLTPLGGDTDPGPAPSAAREGNRRSAEEFFRRVLDQTGDGHLDWPDLAAMARELATRLDLDEPEEARLYDAFAAWWRELQAALDADGDGRVSAEEYATAVPSLAGPALIRVAEVLFDVTDKDGNGSIDADEYRTLFRTAFHRDLTTTDGTCGRSAFVGDFLSFMAGRRTSTPYDPLLADA; encoded by the coding sequence ATGACCACCGAAACCACGGCAACGGCCGACGGAGCATCCCTGTTCGGCCCGGAATCGCAGTTCAGCGCCTTCTTCGACGACCCGCGCTGGGCCCTGGCCATCATCCGCGCCACCGTACTGGAGGCCGCGCACCCGCAGGTCGGCGCCGCCCTCGTCGACAACTCCGTCTTCGTCGCCCATCCCTGGCGCCGGCTGCGCAACACCTTCCTCAGCATGCGGCGCATGTTCGGCCCCGACCCGGCGGTACGCGAACGGGAGGCCGCCCGGCTCAACCGGCTGCACGCCCGCATGAGCGGCTCCGACTACCGCGGCCGCGCCTACGACGCGATGGACCGCGCGACCCGCGCCTGGGTGGTCGCCACCCTCTTCGAGAGCGCCGTCACCATGTGCCGGCTGAGCGGCCAGCCGCTCAGCCAGGACACGATGGAGCAGATGTACGCCGAGTACCGCGGGTACCTCGCCGCGCTCGACGGCGACGCCTCGGAACTCCCCGGGGACCTGAACGACTTCTGGCCGTACTTCGACCGGGTCGTCGAGAACGAGCTGGAGAACACCGAGGCGGCCCGCGTCATCCTCTACCGGCTCTTCGACCACCTGCCCGCCCCCGCGCTGCTCGACGGCGCGCCCACACTGTGGGCGGCCGGCCGCGCCGTCGCCGGTCCGCTCATCGGCGCGATCACCGTCGCCTCGCTCCCCGAGCCCTACCGGCGCCGGGCCGGCCTGCCCGAGATGCCCGGCGCCCCGACCCTCATGCAGGGCGCCTACCTCGCCGCCGGGCTCACCCGATTCCTGCCCCAGGGCTGGATCGATCCCGAAATCATCATCGAAGCCCTCTCACTCCGGCCCGACAGCGACGACCCGCGCGCCCGCACCGTTACCGCCCTGCGCGCCCGCATGAAGCGGGCATCGGCCCTGCTCCGCCTCCTCACCCCACTGGGCGGCGACACCGACCCCGGCCCGGCACCTTCGGCGGCCAGAGAAGGGAACCGGCGCTCGGCGGAGGAGTTCTTCCGCCGGGTGCTGGACCAGACCGGAGACGGCCACCTCGACTGGCCCGACCTCGCCGCCATGGCACGCGAACTCGCCACCCGCCTCGACCTGGACGAACCCGAGGAGGCCCGGCTCTACGACGCCTTCGCCGCCTGGTGGCGCGAGCTCCAGGCCGCCCTCGACGCGGACGGCGACGGCCGCGTCAGCGCCGAGGAGTACGCCACCGCCGTCCCCTCCCTCGCCGGACCCGCGCTGATCCGCGTTGCCGAGGTCCTCTTCGACGTCACCGACAAGGACGGCAACGGGAGCATCGACGCGGACGAATACCGAACCCTCTTCCGCACCGCCTTTCACCGCGACCTCACCACCACCGACGGCACCTGCGGCCGGAGCGCCTTCGTGGGCGACTTCCTCTCGTTCATGGCGGGCCGCCGCACGAGCACCCCGTACGACCCCCTCCTCGCCGACGCCTGA
- a CDS encoding carbohydrate-binding module family 20 domain-containing protein produces MAGLIAVSGSVLSMTVTTPTAQAAPPGSKDVTAVMFNWRFDSIARECTQRLGPAGYGYVQVSPPQEQIQGGQWWTAYQPVSYRIESRLGNRDQFRNMVGTCRDAGVGVVVDAVINHMSAGSGTGTAGSNYTKYDYPDAPYSDWDFNDCRRPIGDNYGDRGNVQNCELVGLADLNTGKDYVRGRIAGYLNDLLSLGVAGFRVDAVKHIPAGDLANIKSRLTNPNVYWKQEAIFGAGEPILPDEYRGTGDVQEFRYGRDLKRVFENENLAYLKNFGEGWNYMPSGSSAVFVDNHDTERNGSTLSYKSGANYTLANVFMLAWPYGSPDVHSGYEFGNNDAGPPNNGAVNACYQDGWKCQHAWPEIESMVGFRNAARGQGVTDWWDNGGDAIAFGRGSQGYVAINHESGSLTRTFRTSLAAGTYCDVQSDRAVTVDGSGQFTATLGANTALALHTGARNCDGGGDPDPVGGASFNVSATTQPGENIYVAGNIPQLGNWNPAQAIKLSSDSYPVWQHRLSLPAGTTFQYKYLRRWDGQTGVTWESGSNRQGTVPTGGSLTLNDTWRN; encoded by the coding sequence ATGGCCGGCCTGATCGCCGTCTCCGGCAGCGTCCTCTCGATGACCGTCACGACCCCCACGGCCCAGGCGGCACCGCCCGGGTCCAAGGACGTCACCGCGGTGATGTTCAACTGGCGGTTCGACTCCATCGCCCGCGAATGTACCCAGCGCCTGGGTCCGGCCGGCTACGGCTACGTCCAGGTCTCCCCGCCCCAGGAGCAGATCCAGGGCGGCCAGTGGTGGACCGCCTACCAGCCCGTCAGCTACCGCATCGAAAGCCGCCTGGGCAATCGCGACCAGTTCCGCAACATGGTCGGCACCTGCCGCGACGCGGGGGTCGGCGTCGTGGTGGACGCGGTGATCAACCACATGTCCGCCGGCTCCGGCACCGGCACCGCGGGCTCGAACTACACCAAGTACGACTACCCCGACGCGCCCTACAGCGACTGGGACTTCAACGACTGCCGCCGGCCGATCGGCGACAACTACGGCGACCGCGGCAACGTGCAGAACTGCGAGCTGGTGGGCCTGGCCGACCTCAACACCGGCAAGGACTACGTCCGGGGCCGTATCGCCGGCTACCTCAACGACCTGCTCTCCCTGGGCGTGGCGGGCTTCCGCGTCGACGCGGTCAAGCACATCCCGGCCGGCGACCTCGCCAACATCAAATCCCGGCTCACCAACCCGAACGTCTACTGGAAGCAGGAGGCGATCTTCGGTGCCGGCGAGCCGATCCTGCCGGACGAGTACCGGGGCACCGGCGACGTCCAGGAGTTCCGCTACGGCCGTGACCTGAAGCGGGTCTTCGAGAACGAGAACCTCGCCTACCTGAAGAACTTCGGCGAGGGCTGGAACTACATGCCCTCGGGCAGCAGCGCCGTCTTCGTCGACAACCACGACACCGAGCGCAACGGCTCCACCCTCAGCTACAAGAGCGGCGCCAACTACACCCTGGCCAACGTCTTCATGCTGGCCTGGCCCTACGGGTCTCCCGACGTCCACTCCGGCTACGAGTTCGGCAACAACGACGCCGGTCCGCCCAACAACGGCGCGGTCAACGCGTGCTACCAGGACGGCTGGAAGTGCCAGCACGCCTGGCCCGAGATCGAGTCCATGGTCGGCTTCCGCAACGCCGCCCGCGGCCAGGGGGTCACCGACTGGTGGGACAACGGGGGCGACGCGATCGCCTTCGGCCGCGGCAGCCAGGGCTACGTGGCCATCAACCACGAGTCGGGTTCCCTCACCCGTACCTTCCGGACCTCCCTGGCCGCCGGCACCTACTGCGACGTCCAGAGCGACCGTGCCGTGACCGTCGACGGCTCCGGTCAGTTCACCGCCACCCTGGGCGCCAATACCGCGCTGGCTCTGCACACCGGTGCGCGAAACTGCGACGGCGGCGGCGACCCCGACCCGGTCGGCGGCGCATCCTTCAACGTCAGCGCCACCACCCAGCCCGGCGAGAACATCTACGTGGCCGGCAACATCCCGCAGCTCGGCAACTGGAACCCCGCGCAGGCGATCAAGCTCAGCAGTGACAGCTACCCCGTCTGGCAGCACCGGCTCTCCCTGCCGGCCGGAACCACGTTCCAGTACAAGTACCTCCGCCGCTGGGACGGCCAGACCGGCGTGACCTGGGAATCCGGCTCCAACCGCCAGGGCACCGTCCCCACCGGCGGCTCCCTCACACTCAACGACACCTGGCGCAACTGA
- a CDS encoding tetratricopeptide repeat protein codes for MGGTARGPAGCRTSNERDSTRSWLQVRTRRWPRVAYGSFRGGRPGEGRAGARRGRNAGRLAAGDGPRPGVGEKHAAVFFRPDGLGRQRLQVFLAMALYNEGEGREAVRLLLKTLTAISSDPRVQDYQRAIEHYADDLDGVQQTNEEPQEKS; via the coding sequence GTGGGGGGCACGGCACGTGGGCCGGCCGGGTGCCGGACCTCCAACGAGCGTGACAGCACGCGCAGTTGGCTTCAAGTACGTACCCGCAGGTGGCCGCGCGTAGCGTACGGGTCCTTTCGTGGGGGACGACCCGGAGAAGGACGTGCGGGGGCCCGCCGAGGCCGGAATGCAGGCCGCCTGGCTGCCGGCGACGGGCCGCGCCCCGGCGTCGGTGAGAAACACGCCGCCGTCTTCTTCAGGCCCGATGGACTGGGCAGACAGCGGCTACAGGTTTTCCTGGCCATGGCTCTGTACAACGAGGGCGAAGGCCGCGAGGCGGTTCGGCTGCTGCTGAAGACGCTGACCGCCATCAGCAGCGACCCCCGGGTGCAGGACTATCAGCGGGCGATCGAGCACTACGCCGATGATCTGGACGGCGTGCAGCAGACGAACGAGGAGCCGCAGGAGAAGAGCTGA